Proteins from one Malania oleifera isolate guangnan ecotype guangnan chromosome 4, ASM2987363v1, whole genome shotgun sequence genomic window:
- the LOC131153605 gene encoding protein DETOXIFICATION 40-like isoform X1, producing the protein MASGVGSRREEDQDEQMNESLLQTKGRSPASLSSALEDVLSRTEEMSWVRRMAVATWLELKILFRLAAPAVGVYMINYVMSMSTQIFCGHLGNLELAAASLGNTGVQSFSYGLLLGMGSAVETLCGQAYGAHKYDMLGTYLQRSTILLMLTGLPLTVIYIFSRPILILLGESRSIAASAAIFVYGLIPQIFAYACNFPIQKFLQAQSIVAPSAIISAATFALHLLLSWLAVYKLGLGLLGAALILSLSWWIIVLAQFVYIVMSDRCKHTWNGFTLQAFTGLWAFFKLSAASAVMLCLETWYYQILVLLAGLLKNAEIALDSLSICMTINGLVYMISVGFNAAASVRVSNELGAGHPRAAAFSVVTVTLTSLVISTILGILVLVLRHVISYAFTSGTTVADAVSDLAPLLTITLILNGVQPVLSGVAVGCGWQAFVAYVNVGCYYIIGIPLGALLGFKFDMGAKGIWSGMIGGTVIQTLILLWTTYRTNWDNEVKKAKSRLDTWEDKQEPAALQN; encoded by the exons ATGGCGAGTGGAGTGGGTTCGCGCAGGGAAGAAGATCAGGATGAGCAAATGAACGAGTCTCTGTTGCAGACCAAAGGGAGGTCGCCGGCGTCGCTGAGCTCCGCCCTGGAGGACGTGCTGTCGAGGACGGAGGAGATGTCGTGGGTGCGGCGAATGGCGGTGGCGACATGGCTGGAGCTAAAGATCCTTTTCCGGCTGGCGGCCCCCGCCGTGGGAGTGTACATGATAAACTACGTGATGTCGATGTCCACACAGATCTTCTGCGGCCACCTGGGAAACCTAGAGCTCGCCGCCGCTTCCCTCGGCAACACCGGCGTCCAGTCCTTCTCCTATGGCCTCCTC CTAGGAATGGGGAGTGCGGTGGAGACACTATGTGGGCAGGCTTATGGCGCCCACAAGTATGACATGCTTGGCACGTACCTTCAAAGATCAACCATCCTCCTCATGCTAACTGGGCTTCCCCTCACAGTCATCTACATCTTCTCCCGCCCCATCTTGATCCTCCTCGGTGAGTCCCGGTCCATCGCCGCCTCAGCTGCCATCTTCGTCTACGGCCTCATCCCTCAGATCTTCGCCTACGCCTGCAACTTCCCCATCCAGAAATTCCTCCAGGCCCAGAGCATTGTCGCCCCTAGCGCCATCATCTCCGCCGCCACCTTCGCCCTCCACCTCCTCCTCAGCTGGCTCGCGGTCTACAAGTTGGGCCTCGGCCTACTGGGCGCAGCCCTCATCCTCAGCCTCTCCTGGTGGATTATTGTCCTGGCCCAGTTCGTCTACATTGTGATGAGCGATCGGTGCAAGCACACTTGGAACGGGTTTACGCTACAGGCATTTACTGGGCTTTGGGCCTTCTTCAAGTTATCGGCGGCCTCGGCCGTGATGCTCTGCCTGGAGACTTGGTACTACCAGATCCTGGTTTTGCTTGCTGGGCTTCTCAAGAATGCTGAGATTGCTTTGGACTCTCTCTCCATTTG CATGACGATTAATGGATTGGTGTACATGATTTCAGTGGGTTTCAATGCAGCCGCAAG tgtaaGGGTAAGCAATGAGCTGGGAGCAGGACACCCTAGAGCTGCAGCATTCTCGGTGGTGACGGTGACACTAACCTCTTTGGTAATTTCAACAATATTGGGCATTCTTGTTCTCGTATTACGCCATGTCATCAGCTATGCCTTCACCAGCGGAACCACCGTTGCCGACGCCGTCTCTGATCTGGCTCCCCTCTTGACCATCACTCTCATCCTTAATGGCGTTCAACCTGTTTTGTCTG GTGTTGCTGTTGGGTGTGGGTGGCAAGCTTTCGTGGCGTATGTAAATGTGGGATGTTACTACATCATCGGCATTCCATTGGGTGCACTCCTTGGCTTTAAGTTCGACATGGGAGCAAAG GGAATATGGTCGGGGATGATTGGGGGCACAGTCATTCAGACGCTCATCTTATTGTGGACCACTTATCGCACCAACTGGGATAATGAG GTGAAAAAAGCTAAGAGCAGGTTGGACACATGGGAAGACAAGCAGGAGCCTGCAGCTTTGCAAAATTAA
- the LOC131153605 gene encoding protein DETOXIFICATION 40-like isoform X2: MSPERLGMGSAVETLCGQAYGAHKYDMLGTYLQRSTILLMLTGLPLTVIYIFSRPILILLGESRSIAASAAIFVYGLIPQIFAYACNFPIQKFLQAQSIVAPSAIISAATFALHLLLSWLAVYKLGLGLLGAALILSLSWWIIVLAQFVYIVMSDRCKHTWNGFTLQAFTGLWAFFKLSAASAVMLCLETWYYQILVLLAGLLKNAEIALDSLSICMTINGLVYMISVGFNAAASVRVSNELGAGHPRAAAFSVVTVTLTSLVISTILGILVLVLRHVISYAFTSGTTVADAVSDLAPLLTITLILNGVQPVLSGVAVGCGWQAFVAYVNVGCYYIIGIPLGALLGFKFDMGAKGIWSGMIGGTVIQTLILLWTTYRTNWDNEVKKAKSRLDTWEDKQEPAALQN, translated from the exons ATGAGCCCTGAGAGg CTAGGAATGGGGAGTGCGGTGGAGACACTATGTGGGCAGGCTTATGGCGCCCACAAGTATGACATGCTTGGCACGTACCTTCAAAGATCAACCATCCTCCTCATGCTAACTGGGCTTCCCCTCACAGTCATCTACATCTTCTCCCGCCCCATCTTGATCCTCCTCGGTGAGTCCCGGTCCATCGCCGCCTCAGCTGCCATCTTCGTCTACGGCCTCATCCCTCAGATCTTCGCCTACGCCTGCAACTTCCCCATCCAGAAATTCCTCCAGGCCCAGAGCATTGTCGCCCCTAGCGCCATCATCTCCGCCGCCACCTTCGCCCTCCACCTCCTCCTCAGCTGGCTCGCGGTCTACAAGTTGGGCCTCGGCCTACTGGGCGCAGCCCTCATCCTCAGCCTCTCCTGGTGGATTATTGTCCTGGCCCAGTTCGTCTACATTGTGATGAGCGATCGGTGCAAGCACACTTGGAACGGGTTTACGCTACAGGCATTTACTGGGCTTTGGGCCTTCTTCAAGTTATCGGCGGCCTCGGCCGTGATGCTCTGCCTGGAGACTTGGTACTACCAGATCCTGGTTTTGCTTGCTGGGCTTCTCAAGAATGCTGAGATTGCTTTGGACTCTCTCTCCATTTG CATGACGATTAATGGATTGGTGTACATGATTTCAGTGGGTTTCAATGCAGCCGCAAG tgtaaGGGTAAGCAATGAGCTGGGAGCAGGACACCCTAGAGCTGCAGCATTCTCGGTGGTGACGGTGACACTAACCTCTTTGGTAATTTCAACAATATTGGGCATTCTTGTTCTCGTATTACGCCATGTCATCAGCTATGCCTTCACCAGCGGAACCACCGTTGCCGACGCCGTCTCTGATCTGGCTCCCCTCTTGACCATCACTCTCATCCTTAATGGCGTTCAACCTGTTTTGTCTG GTGTTGCTGTTGGGTGTGGGTGGCAAGCTTTCGTGGCGTATGTAAATGTGGGATGTTACTACATCATCGGCATTCCATTGGGTGCACTCCTTGGCTTTAAGTTCGACATGGGAGCAAAG GGAATATGGTCGGGGATGATTGGGGGCACAGTCATTCAGACGCTCATCTTATTGTGGACCACTTATCGCACCAACTGGGATAATGAG GTGAAAAAAGCTAAGAGCAGGTTGGACACATGGGAAGACAAGCAGGAGCCTGCAGCTTTGCAAAATTAA